From Impatiens glandulifera chromosome 7, dImpGla2.1, whole genome shotgun sequence:
tattgttaaaatttaaatgacttTTCAAATTCAACATTGTAACATCATTATCTTAACTATAAGTACAATACAAACAACATCTAATCGATCAAATGTCACGTTTGATAAtcatgttaagttttaaaaaatatatattaaaaatggacaaacatttaaaaaaaagggtCCATGAGATTATTCATGTTGGAGGTTGCCATTACAAATGGACTTTGATTTTACATATTAGTTAGGATGATGTGATTTTTGCTTAATTCACCTAATCTTCTATCTCCACCACACACaaacattttctctctctaatatttgatcattcaaaatatcaaaattttataggTAACTAACTCAATGCTGGTAAATAATTTAggtaaatgattaaatatattatttttattaaaaactcaatatatattatgaaaaacaactttgtttaaaagaaatagttttgatgatatattaaatatatatgtggcAATAAATGGATttgatgtatatataatttgaatatatatatatatatatatatatatatatatatatatatatatatatatatttgtattaatgataaaagagaaaaataaaagaaagaaaggagCAGTATGGTATGGTAGTAATGTCATTTTAGGTGGGGGCATGTTTGGTGCTTTGCCCCATCATTTGATCATTGTTCAACCGTCCTTGCCATTTTCATGTGCTCTTTCTCCATTCCACTATTATTTTcacctaatatttttatttaatattaattcatgtGATAGTTGTATAtctacatttataattttaataaaatgttacaaTACTTTATAGAATAAACCAGATAATCCCAAGAAAGAAATACAGTCATTCAAATGAACTAAATAGTTTTCAACCTATATTTAATAAGTTAGAacatagaataaaaaaaatagtattttttttgggttttctAGGCcttatatctattttttatatatattaatatagaaaGTTATCATAATTATATACATAACTTTTACTTCCATGAGTATAAACCCATTAACAGTTAATCTCTTAagaaacaattttataaaaatatcagattatttgtttttcaaaaagtAAAAACAGTATATAATTGGTATTTGAATTCATGTGTTTTAAGTGGGAGATCACGATGAATATCACAAATCAAAACTTTTTTGCACTCAAAAGTTTTTGTTTCCTTTTTATTATTGTACTAGTTAGCTAGCTAACTAGCTAGTTATATGCataagattttttgaaaaaaaaaacaataagagGGATGAGTGTGGGTGGATGGGATTGAGGATAGGGTGTCCGGGTTAGCCACGACATTGAAGTCCCACAAAAACACAGATCTCTCTCGATGAACGGTGTGGATTGAGAGTGAAGGACTGATCGATCGAtggaccatatatatatatgtacattGTAATATATAAAGAAGAAGCTAAGAAAGTATGAAAGTGAATTAACAGAgagtttctttcttttattatatatgataagtGGTAGATGGGGCCTGCCTCGATTAATAGTGTATGAATGATATGGTAATTAAATGAAGAACTAATTAATCAATCTATGGTAGAGACATGATGTCTCCCGCCCTTTGTCTCTTCCTTTgtcttcctcctcttctttTACCCTAGCTCCCTCCCTCCCTCCCGTTTAGTCTCTTTCTTTTGCCTTTTTCTATTTGGACCGACTCTATCTTTAATCAACTCATCAATTCacttattattataacatattaagAAGAATTAATCTCTTATACAAACAAGCATGAATATTAATTGCTCCTTAATTTGTACATACTCAAATCCTAGCCTATTCATACTCaggtattaattaatttaattgattattatatataattaattaagccCAACAAAATAACCAGCGTTATTAACCAACtaagataatttaattgataaaaatagtGTCTAACTAAAAGATCAAAACATGACTATATAgcttcttttattaaaaaaaaataaaaataaaacaaacatatataaaattctGCTCATTTTCTCTTGTCATATACTGCATGGGTTAGTCAATAAATGACATAGGGCTGATTTAGAgtgtttaattaaataacataagttaattattttattttaaaaatattgatggtGATTATTTTGAAGAgagaaagatttttttaataaaaatatttttatggtattaatgatataataaaaaataataatttaaaataaataatattttagtattttgattaattaattttgtaatttgattaatgagaaaaaaataagaatttaaaaaaaatatattttaatattttggttaatttagtgatttgattaatgagaaaatgagtgaaataatatttgattatgttgtgttatttaaataaccaaaattgAACAAGCCCATGGTTAGGTTAAGTTACAAAATTTTCTTACCTAAAATTAGTTAAGtgtgtgaaaaaataaattatcaataaattaaataaaaatattttaaattcaagaatGTAACATATTTGATAATATGTGAATCTAATATCTAAAAAAagcaattaaaataatatttttctcttacaGTTACTtgattttaattcatttatatttggtaaaattattttttatttttatatagttgATCTCTTTTTACTTTTCTTCCATTGAGCTTGTTGGGAACATCTTTAAAACATTTGTGTAAAGCGTTCATAACAATATGTTACtgagttaatttatttatttgaaaaaaaagagagGATAGTGGTCAAAATTaagacaataaaaatatattgcaTAGTGGTAGattagataataaaatcaatttttaataaaacgcttaatttaaatagaagacattacaaatataaaaatgataaaaaaaattgaatagaagacaatgataaaataaaaaatggtaaagAGAATGTGACATAGTATTATTCTCACTTATAAagtaaacataaattatttataattataagttcaattttagtttaattttagtaattaagtatttttttttaaatatttaaaaatgtaagtGTTGCGTTATATTAAGtaataaacttaatttgttaaaaaaaatagttataactAATTAGAAGACACAACATTTGGGGTTTGTTCGAAATGGGGTTATTGTTATAAtctgagttatttgaaaataattattagtgaggattttgaggagatatgaaataattttgataaaaatatttaaaatgtattaatataatataataataaaagaatttttttttagtattttgttaaataattaattgattttagaaacTAAAGAGATTAAAAACATGTATTTTGAATTCGAGACCTTCTAGTAAAGGTGCATAATATGAGTTGGATTTGTCCGTTCGGTTAAAAATAcattagaaaagaaaaacaagattgataattatattttattatctttccatatttatatattttttgttttttaattgagTTCTACAAGAATAGCTCATTTTATGCaccaatattttaaagaaaaatgaatcCTTTATCATTACTCCTATATTAAATAGCAATGATTATGGATTAAATCTTAAGGATTGTTCCATAAATAATTTCACATAaaaggtttattttttttgaatattttgggtttttttaagtttttttttttttttttctaaatggttatattacaatattatccttttaaaaatttaatcatcaaataacttaatttacCTTAATCATAAATAACTTACATAGTtatcaaataacatttttcaaataaacacatagaaattttaaaataaaaaacataaatattaaaaaaaatatattgattttttttttcaaggtCTTGGGTTGTTAATTAGTTTCCGTTAGGacttaaacaaatatattggattaatttatttttaaaaaaaaaataaaaaagttagcTGAATCATGTAGCATGCTTGTATAGTCGTCAGATATGAGTCAGACTGAAGTTGCAAGCCAGCAAGGCAGCCAGCTAGACAAAGTACGGACACATCGATCTGTAATCTTTGTCTTAAATACACATGATgattctatttttataaatattattacaaccttaattagtaattaattaataattaatgaaattagccACGCCACTAGCAACTATTCCCGAGAAATCCAGCTACAATTTAGTAGTTAATTAATGCTGTCAATCTGATTAATTGTCTGCCTAAACGTGAATTATTTGTATGCGCTCCACTACAAATTACagtttaatctaataattaattaataattaacctcAGAACTTGCCTGCCATTAACACtctttatttttacttttttttatagttaatttgaaatgggttatttttttaaaataaaaagatttaattgTGGCAAAAGTGTGTTTTCCCACGTTATGTCTTTCTCTACTTCAGTATTGTTGACAAAGTGACAGATAGCCCAGACGATTATTTTGGTCCTCAGTGAGCTTAcatttattattcaataaatagTCACACCACCtattcaataaattattaataaaatgtcatgGATTGGTGGTGATGGTACTACTGAGAACtgagttataaatattttcaagaattaatttgttattttcttaCCTTTCCTTTTCTCTTTTGACTAGTGAATtggagtttttattttattatcatatggGGGGGCCTGGATGTCTGCAATCTGCATCTCATCTACCTTCATCTGGAAGCCATAAGAAaaccatatataaatatatatatatatatatatatatatatatatatatatatatatatatatgagtgtaaatttaaaaattattattaaaaattatattatttgtatagtTTCAAACCTAGTTAATAAGGTGGTAGTAGCTTACTAACTAGTTACCACATCGTCATCAATATTAAtgcctataaaaaaaaaatttgctgccctaattttttaattttagatttgaaGTAAACcaaatatacattattattttccatCCTAATGTATATTAtgttatcttaatttattttattaaatagactGCGTTAGAGGATGAGTTGTCTAACCAGGTTGTGGAGTTGTGGGCTCGAAAGGCTTACCTATATCCGGTCTGGATCATAGTATTCATGTATAtcagtaaaaataaatttataaatttgagagGATacctatatataattagtttattttgtttggtaaTCTAAATACGtgctaaatatatttaaaatatatatattaatttttttttgtgtgttaaaAAATTCTAGAGAAAGCAATTGGGAATTTAGGATAGACATGAGTGGGGACATGTTTCCATGTGGTATGTTTGGTTTTCGTGTTCTACCTAACCGACTAATTCTCTCTCCCTCTAAACcacatattaattaatctttatttaattaattaattaattaattcgttTATCGACAAATTATTTCGTTCATGCTATCGTTGATTAAGACCTCTATCTCTCATTTGATTTGATCAATTTGGGATGGATAACAActtctttaataatttaattttgatgtaacattcaattattattattttattttaatataaaaattatggtcatgtttttaatttgagtttttatttatttttaaatatgagagaaaaataataatggtcAGTGATGATTTGAGAGTTGGATATTTTtggataaatatttaaaaagaattaatatttaataataaaataaatgacatcttatttaataaattatgtaatgtAATGTATTAAAAGGTattgaaataatgttttattaatttaaattattatttaaataaatcaaatttaacacattacaattcattatttttgttGGAATATCATAATTTGTGGTggaacaaattaataaataaaataattttagtaaaagTTACATAAACAAGATTATAGGGTCACCTCCATTTCATCATCATGTTCTAATTAACTTTCTTGGTTACAAATAATCATAACTCTAGGTAAATTAAATTGACAAAAATCTTGATTAAGatctcaaaatttttaaatttatttttcattaaaaatacattaaattaaaacaagaCCATAACTACAAGTCTCGTGCTaactttttcaaatttatcaacTATTTAGAGTTAACTTGAATTATAtatgttcaattttatttaagactaattagtttaatttttaaatcctTATAGAAAGTTGATGAAATCGGTGAAAGAGATaatcaatattttcaacatttataGCACgatcttatgttatttttattaaacaattgttataatatatatatttttttaataaaatcaaccattttcaaaaaagaataattagttcaatgatttattttataatatttttttttatgaataatcaATACGTTTGAGACGGTCTCACCCATTAATGACTGAATATATGGTTCAAACTTCAAACCGTACTATTTAACACTCATATACGGTCTACGGAGTGTTTATTTTTGGCATTGGGATATGCATGTTGACAATGACTAGACCAAATCATGGTGTTTCAtcattttatcttatttttgaatttgtgtgaTTAAAATGTCCAAAATTAAAGGGCCTATATATAATTGACAAGGGAACACTTAAAACCAACCTTACAAAATTCTAGTTAGGTATATTTATCATCGTTGCATTACATTGATagaaagatttaataataaactcttaacttataattatttcaattactTTATTAATCAGTTTTTAAgttccatttttattaaataccaTATTAAAGATTTAAGTGAGTTGTTTGAAACGAAACTAAAACACCCTAAGCTTGATCTAagttttttgagtttttaaaaatagtttgttagaaaaaaataataaattatttgaaattttaatttatttaattattaaaatattttttagtattaaaaataaaataataatattttagttgataaaaatgaataatttaattattagaatGATAATgatgtgataaaataaaatatttataaaaaaaataatttaaaattgctTAAAATGCAGTTGAAAAGTGTTTCTAGTGTGTAGATGCTAATAAagattgtttaatatatataattattattatattagtaaagAATGGATTGTTTTAGAGTAAAGTTGGTGACCAacaaatatttagtatttaaaaaataaaattatagttgaGATGTCGTTGGGAGTATGCTCTTTTGTTTGGCTTTATCATTATAGTGTCATCTCTTACTTAATAGAACTACCCTAAtcaagttttattatttttttgtaattaatttatttttgtaatatttaaatgttaaataataacaaaaatatttaacctAGTTAACTATTATTTCAAACTAATTATTTGTCAAAAGATCAAaccttaaaaagaaaattattttttttaaaaaagttatagaAATAGGGGATGCCTCGAGCTTGGGCTCTCTAGGACCTGACTTTGGTGTACTAACGGCCCATAGAGCGAGCCAGTGGGCCTAAGGATTTTGAAACATTGGGCTTATTTTATAGcattaattatagaaaaaacaaaaaatgagaTGCGTCTGCCGGGAGTCGAACCCGGGTCTATTGCTTGGAAGGCAATTATCCTAACCGTTGGACTACAAACGCTAGTGATaagattgttttaaaaattaaactagtaCTAAAGATGGGCTATTGAGTGTTGTTCCCATCTTTAGAAACACATGAATCATCCGCGTTTATTTTAAACGTTTTAGATAAGAATCGAGCTCGTAACATATTAGTCTCTTAGGTAGGTCGACTCTTTTTATTGAACCACTTTAGTAAGgttttacatataaatattattaaatttattaatatatacttaattaaagtatatttcaaaatattatttcatataaattaatatctaaataaaataaatttttccctatatttttgttatatgaTAGGATGAAATTGAGTCTAGTGTTACGGCCCATTGGTGTCACGGTTCATTCAAGGGAGTCGAGGTTCATTAAAGTTTTGACCTCATAGTGCGCGCTAATCTTTCTAGTTTAAGGGAGCCCCAATCGTCTAAGCCTACTATTGAAACATTATATCATTAATATGGTAGTCGGCTATATCATGAATGTAGTAGTTATAATTAactctttataaatattttaaatgtattaatttgtAAACACCAAGTAATCAGTCAATACAATTCTTATTCTCAAACTCTTtaagttcttcttgcattccctaaaaatatttactaGCTAGAATTTGAGTCGATCTAGCATAGTGTCACACGGGTCGGGGTCGTCGAGTTTCATAATGTGACACTAAGATCTACTCTacgtcaaaatttaaaatatttttagaattttatttttaaaaaataatataaaaaattcaatacataaaaataagaaatatatattttaattaataaagtaaaTGATTTAATaggaataattttattatatatatatatatattttaaataaaccacCGAAATAAAACAAATGACCTAAAGCTCAGACAAAACTGGTAGCAGTTACTCTCTCAGTCATACATTATACGCACACAATTCCAATTACGCTCAGGCAACTCCTCGAACATAGAATTAGTTGATCTTGAATCCGAACATGAACATGAAAACCAATCCTAGTCATCGATGTGATTCAGACCCAGTTCAACAATTCGATCGGGATCTGCACATAGAGTTCCTCCAGATGATGTACCACATATTGCCGTCTCCTTACGAGGATCAAGAGATCAATCGCCTCACTCTCGCCTACTTCACCATCTCCGGCCTCAGTATGCTTGGTGCCCTCGACCGTGTACATAATATTCCTTCCCCATCGCTTTTCCTTTCTCAGTCATCGCCACTAGTTTTACTAATCTGTTTATAActtgaatttgaattgataTTTTGTCAAATCTAGCCACTTTATTTAGTTGACAATGATTGTCATTTATATTTAGGAAGAATCAGTAATTAGTGGGGTTTGTCCCTTTCAAAGTTTATGTTTTTAGTTTGGGTTTCTTGAAAGCTGACCATGTTTGTTATTTAGGTTGACAAGAAATGTGTAGCTAGTTGGGTTTTATCCTTTCAAAATCATCCAAGAAATGAAGCAGAGTTGACAAATGGTATGTGTATTGATCTGTTTGTTGAGGAAAATGGTTCTTTATATTGTGAATTTTGTTTTCATATGTATGAATTTCTACAGGACAATTCTATGGATTCAACGGTTCTAGAAGTTCTCAATTTCAATCGGCAGAGACTTCTGTATGTTAGCTTGAATAGACCTAACATACATTGACAGAGTTCCTCTTGTTTCTTTCAGGATTATTTGTTGATCACTTATTTCCACCTGTAGGTGGAAAATCTCAATTGCAGTCATTTGGCAAGTACATATTGTGCCATAGCCATACTGAAGATCATTGATTATGACTTGTCAAGTTTGGATTGTCGATCGATAATCAGATCAATGAAAAGCCTTCAGCAGCCTGATGGATggtatatttctgttatttctCAGATATTTGTTGTTTTGGGGTTGTAGGTTTATTGCGAGTACACTTTTATTCATGAAAGTATCACTGTcataatacatgtaaaatggcCTTTTTGAATGTGATTTTATTATGGAAAACAGAACGATGAAGATAACACTTTTATTGGGATCgggtttttatattttttagtttcttCTATAGCTTACTCCAATTCTTAATCTGAGCTAGTCATTAAGGAATAGCCGAGGCAATTATGatcttaatattttgtttatggtGTCCAAGAATATATCTGATTTGATCATCTACTCTGCAGTTTTATGCCCATCCATTCTGGAGCTGAGAAGGATCTCAGGTTTGTTTACTGTGCCGGTAAGAAAAAGAAgattataacaatattattccatttttctttagatttttattttatttagtccATATATTGTATGTTCAGCTTCTATATGCTCTATGTTGGAAGACTGGAATGGTATGGATATAGAGAAAGCTAAGAACTACATTGTGGATTGCCAGGTATGTGATGCATGTGTATGATAAATATTTGTATCTGctatctattttatttgttttatagtTAAGTAGATTCAATTACATATTGTAAACCGGTTATGTTGACATTGCAGTCATATGATGGTGGATTTGGTCTTATCCCTGGATTAGAATCTCATGGTGAGTCTCGCTACCAATCTTCATATATATAGTAAAGGTATAAAAAAGTCCAAATATAAAAAGTGGCCAATTGATTTTATACCAAAATATCTTTTTCAATCACATTTTCCGTACCAAtagcaaaaagaaaaagaaaaaaaatactttcagTTTTTACTTTTGGCGATTTTCCCTCTGCCTTAATGTGACTTTTGGTGTTTCTGAAAATCACATTTATGTGATAAAAATGCTATTGCCTAGAATTGAAGAAGGGTTCTCTGTCATTTTGTTTTTACCTTTCATTTATCCAAATGCTTAAGGTGGGTATTTGTTTTAGTGGCACAGGTGGGGCAACATACTGTGCTGTTGCATCACTCCATTTAATGGGATTCATTAAAGATGACATACTTTTAAATGATCCAAGTTCTTGTGTCATAAATGTGCAATTACTTCTGGATTGGAGCCTGCAGGTTCATTTTCTAatcaatgttttatttataattcaactaTTCTGAATATAGAGAGACCTAATACATGTGTTTATAGGTAAGGAAATGTTTCTTCTTAGTCGGTGCTTCACAACTTATCGCTTAACCTAAATGATTAAGcccttatttgaattatttaggtTCAATTCACCTGACTTAACTAGGTAATCAATTAAGTTACTTTAAGAGTAAAATAgtaaatttagatatttttatttggtttattcaacATTTACTTTTCAAACACTTAACCCTTTCGATAATTAAAATTCAGAATTTGaagtttgatcaaatcaacccttaatatatgaataatatatagagaaattGTATGGGGAAGCAAGACAGTTTCCCCATCTCATAACTAAAACCTCTTCATTTATATAGAATATCCGAAGGAACATCAGATCTCTGTGTAGTATTCTTTGATCTGTATACCTAACTTCTCCTTGTTTTGATCTTTAATGGTGTAGAGACAGGCAAATGATGGTGGATTTCAAGGCCGAATCAACAAACCAAGTGACACATGTTACGCCTTCtggtaataaaaaaaacttctgAAATTCCATCAGAGCCACAGTTAATCAAGAACTTGATAAATGAAATGTTACTTCTCAGGATTGGAGGAGTTCTAAGGATGTTAGGAAGCCACagattcatt
This genomic window contains:
- the LOC124945993 gene encoding geranylgeranyl transferase type-1 subunit beta-like, which produces MNMKTNPSHRCDSDPVQQFDRDLHIEFLQMMYHILPSPYEDQEINRLTLAYFTISGLSMLGALDRVDKKCVASWVLSFQNHPRNEAELTNGQFYGFNGSRSSQFQSAETSVENLNCSHLASTYCAIAILKIIDYDLSSLDCRSIIRSMKSLQQPDGCFMPIHSGAEKDLRFVYCAASICSMLEDWNGMDIEKAKNYIVDCQSYDGGFGLIPGLESHGGATYCAVASLHLMGFIKDDILLNDPSSCVINVQLLLDWSLQRQANDGGFQGRINKPSDTCYAFWIGGVLRMLGSHRFINKKALKQFLLTCQSKYGGFSKFPGKFPDLYHSYYGLCAIGMLEEAEVYPIKVELGIP